A section of the Microbacterium forte genome encodes:
- a CDS encoding ATP-binding cassette domain-containing protein, with product MIRVQSLTKHYGERVAVNGIDFTVEPGTVTGFLGPNGAGKSTTMRMIVGLDRPTAGTAEVNGRAYADLPSPLREVGVLLDARSAHRRRTAYKHLLAIAATHAIGAARVREVIEIAGLDAVADRRVGGFSLGMNQRLGIAAALLGDPQTIILDEPVNGLDPDGILWIRGLLRQLAGEGKTVLLSSHLMSEMTQTADHLLVIGRGTILADGPLHDVVAGATRSVVRVRTREVERLMGTLAGSQVAVTAHTDGAVEIDGLAAEDVARAAAGAGIVLHEIATIEGSLEDAYLALTAHDTEYRATAHDATEGAGR from the coding sequence ATGATTCGAGTTCAGTCCCTGACGAAGCACTACGGCGAGAGGGTGGCCGTGAACGGCATCGACTTCACCGTCGAACCGGGCACGGTCACCGGGTTCCTGGGACCCAACGGGGCAGGCAAGTCCACGACCATGAGGATGATCGTCGGCTTGGACCGGCCGACCGCGGGCACCGCGGAGGTCAACGGTCGGGCCTATGCGGATCTGCCCTCACCCCTGCGCGAGGTCGGCGTGCTGCTCGATGCCCGGTCGGCGCACAGGCGCCGCACCGCTTACAAGCACCTGCTGGCGATAGCGGCCACCCACGCCATCGGCGCCGCCCGGGTGCGTGAGGTGATCGAGATCGCAGGACTGGATGCTGTGGCAGACAGGCGGGTCGGCGGATTCTCGCTCGGCATGAACCAACGGCTCGGGATCGCTGCGGCTCTGCTGGGAGACCCGCAGACGATCATCCTCGACGAGCCGGTGAACGGCCTCGACCCCGACGGCATCCTGTGGATCCGCGGTCTGCTGCGGCAGCTCGCGGGGGAGGGGAAGACCGTGCTGCTCTCGTCTCATCTGATGAGCGAGATGACCCAGACGGCCGACCATCTGCTGGTCATCGGCCGAGGGACGATCCTGGCAGACGGTCCCCTGCACGACGTGGTCGCGGGTGCCACCAGATCCGTGGTGCGCGTGCGGACCAGAGAGGTCGAGCGACTCATGGGCACCCTCGCGGGCTCACAGGTCGCCGTGACGGCGCACACGGATGGCGCGGTCGAGATCGACGGCCTCGCCGCCGAGGACGTTGCGCGTGCCGCGGCCGGCGCAGGCATCGTGCTGCACGAGATCGCCACCATCGAGGGCTCGCTCGAAGACGCCTACCTCGCCCTCACCGCGCACGACACCGAGTACCGCGCGACCGCGCATGACGCCACCGAAGGAGCCGGACGATGA
- a CDS encoding BLUF domain-containing protein, whose translation MTAEHALVSLVYCSSATHPFSEQELADLLAVSRARNSARDITGMLLYRGGEFVQILEGARSDVESLMEIIGRDPRHEDVRVLIEEPLHERRFAEWTMGYQSLVAAEPKMLSGYRDSFDDLRVGDHDMIGRAIMELTLWFRVRESAAR comes from the coding sequence ATGACCGCCGAGCACGCACTCGTCTCGCTCGTCTACTGCAGCAGCGCGACGCACCCGTTCAGCGAGCAGGAGCTCGCCGACCTGCTCGCGGTGAGCCGGGCCCGTAACAGCGCTCGTGACATCACCGGCATGCTGCTCTACCGGGGCGGCGAGTTCGTCCAGATCCTCGAGGGTGCCAGGTCGGACGTGGAGAGCCTGATGGAGATCATCGGCCGGGATCCCCGTCACGAGGACGTGCGTGTGCTGATCGAGGAGCCGCTGCATGAGCGGCGCTTCGCCGAGTGGACCATGGGGTATCAGTCCCTGGTCGCTGCGGAGCCGAAGATGCTGTCGGGATATCGCGATTCCTTCGACGACCTCCGCGTGGGCGACCACGACATGATCGGCCGCGCGATCATGGAGCTCACCCTGTGGTTCCGCGTGCGGGAGTCCGCCGCGCGGTAG